The proteins below are encoded in one region of Vibrio sp. ED004:
- the mreC gene encoding rod shape-determining protein MreC: MKPIFGRGPSLQLRLFFAVILSASLMLADSRLDAFSNVRYLLNSMVAPIQYAANLPRTMFDGVYDRFSTRKGLIESNHNIKREVLRLKSELILLEQYQEENKRLRKLLGSPFIRDEKKVVTEVMAVDTSPYRHQVVIDKGLIDGVYEGQPVINEKGIVGQVTFVAAHNSRVLLLTDANNAIPVQVIRNDIRVIASGNGMIDEIQLEHIPTSTDIQEEDLLVTSGLGGVYPEGYPVAYVSAVESDPKREFAVIKAEPVVEFDKLRYLLLVWPDENKQKQADQSSIEQAMLEGENGQ; encoded by the coding sequence ATGAAGCCAATTTTTGGTAGAGGTCCCTCTCTACAATTGCGCCTGTTTTTTGCTGTAATTTTATCAGCCAGCCTTATGCTGGCTGATAGTCGTTTAGATGCTTTCTCAAATGTCCGCTATCTATTGAACAGCATGGTTGCACCTATTCAATATGCAGCTAACTTACCTCGCACTATGTTCGACGGTGTTTACGACCGCTTTAGCACTCGTAAAGGGCTGATCGAATCCAACCATAATATTAAACGTGAAGTCTTGCGACTGAAGAGCGAGTTGATTCTGCTTGAACAATACCAAGAAGAAAACAAACGCCTTCGTAAGCTATTGGGCTCTCCGTTTATCCGTGACGAAAAGAAAGTCGTTACTGAGGTTATGGCTGTTGATACTTCTCCATACCGTCATCAAGTGGTTATCGATAAAGGCTTGATTGATGGGGTGTATGAAGGGCAACCGGTGATCAACGAGAAAGGTATTGTTGGTCAAGTCACCTTTGTTGCAGCTCATAATAGCCGCGTCTTGCTGCTGACTGATGCAAACAATGCGATTCCTGTTCAAGTTATTCGTAATGACATCCGTGTGATTGCATCTGGCAATGGCATGATTGATGAAATTCAACTAGAGCACATTCCAACCAGCACTGATATTCAAGAAGAAGATCTGTTGGTGACTTCAGGGTTAGGCGGGGTATATCCAGAGGGATACCCAGTCGCTTATGTGTCTGCGGTTGAATCGGATCCTAAACGTGAGTTCGCGGTTATTAAAGCAGAGCCTGTGGTTGAGTTTGATAAGCTCAGATACCTGTTGCTTGTATGGCCAGACGAAAACAAACAAAAACAAGCGGATCAATCCAGCATAGAACAAGCAATGTTAGAGGGCGAAAATGGCCAATAG
- the tldD gene encoding metalloprotease TldD produces MSINQIEEALLNPTGLTEQNIADTLASIATRQIDYADIYFQSSWHESLVLEDSIIKDGSFNIDCGVGVRAVSGEKTGFAYSDQIQLDGLKQSAIAARGIAKQGQNGKVQAFKRNSNQTYYDAVNPLASWEKQQKTELLKSLDAYIRTKEPMVTEVSVSLSGVHEQMLVAATDGTYAGDIRPLVRLSISVLAQKGDRRERGSAGGGGRFGYDFFLSDDKGTQVAYQFADEAIRQALVNLEAVAAPAGAMPVVLGSGWPGVLLHEAVGHGLEGDFNRKESSVFSGKVGEQVTSSLCTIVDDGTLTDLRGSLNVDDEGVNGQYNTLIENGILKGYMQDKLNARLMGVAPTGNGRRESYAHLPMPRMTNTYMLPGEHTPEEIIATVDKGIYAPNFGGGQVDITSGKFVFSASEAYMIENGKITHPVKGATLIGSGIEAMQQVSMVGNDLSIDRGVGVCGKAGQSVPVGVGQPTLKLDSLTVGGTE; encoded by the coding sequence ATGAGCATTAATCAAATTGAAGAAGCGCTACTGAACCCAACAGGGCTTACGGAGCAAAATATCGCAGATACATTGGCGAGCATTGCTACCCGCCAAATTGATTATGCTGATATCTACTTTCAGTCAAGCTGGCACGAATCTTTGGTGCTAGAAGACAGCATCATCAAAGACGGTTCTTTCAATATCGATTGCGGTGTTGGTGTTCGCGCGGTATCTGGCGAAAAGACCGGCTTTGCTTACTCTGACCAAATTCAACTGGATGGCCTTAAACAGAGCGCAATTGCGGCTCGTGGTATCGCGAAGCAAGGTCAAAACGGCAAGGTACAAGCGTTTAAACGCAACTCTAATCAAACTTACTATGATGCAGTTAACCCGCTAGCAAGCTGGGAAAAACAGCAGAAAACAGAATTACTAAAATCATTAGATGCTTACATTCGTACTAAAGAGCCTATGGTGACTGAAGTATCGGTAAGCCTAAGCGGTGTGCATGAGCAGATGCTGGTTGCTGCGACTGATGGAACTTACGCAGGCGATATTCGTCCGCTTGTTCGTCTATCAATCAGTGTACTTGCGCAGAAAGGCGATCGCCGTGAGCGTGGTAGTGCTGGTGGTGGTGGCCGTTTTGGTTACGACTTCTTCCTAAGCGATGACAAAGGTACTCAAGTTGCTTATCAGTTTGCTGATGAAGCGATTCGTCAAGCATTAGTTAACCTTGAAGCGGTTGCTGCGCCTGCTGGTGCAATGCCTGTGGTTCTTGGTTCTGGTTGGCCGGGCGTTCTACTGCACGAAGCGGTAGGTCACGGTTTAGAAGGTGACTTCAACCGTAAAGAATCTTCAGTATTCTCGGGTAAAGTTGGCGAGCAAGTTACTTCAAGCCTATGTACGATTGTTGATGACGGTACATTGACTGATCTTCGTGGCTCATTGAACGTCGATGATGAAGGTGTCAACGGTCAGTACAATACGTTAATCGAAAACGGCATCCTAAAAGGTTACATGCAAGACAAGCTGAATGCTCGTCTAATGGGTGTTGCTCCTACAGGTAACGGTCGTCGTGAGTCCTACGCGCATCTTCCAATGCCACGTATGACGAACACCTACATGCTACCGGGTGAGCACACACCTGAAGAGATCATTGCAACGGTTGATAAAGGTATCTACGCACCAAACTTCGGCGGCGGTCAGGTTGATATTACTTCTGGTAAGTTTGTATTCTCGGCTTCTGAAGCTTACATGATTGAAAACGGTAAGATCACTCACCCAGTGAAGGGTGCAACGTTGATCGGTTCTGGTATTGAAGCGATGCAGCAAGTGTCTATGGTCGGTAACGACCTAAGCATCGACCGTGGTGTAGGTGTGTGTGGTAAGGCTGGTCAAAGTGTGCCAGTCGGTGTTGGTCAGCCAACATTGAAGCTAGACTCGCTAACCGTTGGTGGTACTGAGTAA
- a CDS encoding rod shape-determining protein: MFKKLRGMFSNDLSIDLGTANTLIYVKGQGIVLDEPSVVAIRQDRAGSAKSVAAVGHAAKQMLGRTPGNISAIRPMKDGVIADFYVTEKMLQHFIKQVHDNSVLKPSPRVLVCVPCGSTQVERRAIRESALGAGAREVYLIDEPMAAAIGAGLRVSEPTGSMVVDIGGGTTEVAVISLNGVVYSSSVRIGGDRFDEAIINYVRRNYGSLIGEATAEKIKHEIGSAYPGDEVEEIEVRGRNLAEGVPRSFSLNSNEILEALQEPLSGIVSAVMVALEQCPPELASDISENGMVLTGGGALLKDLDRLLTEETGIPVVVAEEPLTCVALGGGKALEMIDMHGGDLFSEE, translated from the coding sequence ATGTTTAAAAAACTTCGTGGCATGTTTTCAAACGACCTATCGATTGATTTAGGTACAGCCAATACCCTTATTTATGTAAAAGGCCAAGGCATTGTTCTTGATGAGCCTTCAGTTGTAGCTATTCGCCAAGATCGTGCGGGTTCTGCAAAGAGTGTCGCTGCTGTTGGTCACGCTGCTAAGCAAATGCTTGGTCGTACGCCTGGTAACATCTCAGCGATCCGTCCAATGAAAGACGGTGTCATTGCCGACTTTTACGTAACGGAAAAAATGCTTCAGCACTTCATCAAACAAGTGCATGACAACAGTGTGCTTAAACCAAGCCCTCGCGTTTTGGTTTGTGTACCTTGTGGTTCAACGCAAGTTGAGCGTCGTGCTATCCGTGAATCTGCGCTAGGTGCTGGTGCTCGTGAGGTTTACCTAATCGATGAGCCTATGGCTGCAGCGATTGGTGCAGGTCTACGTGTATCTGAACCAACAGGTTCAATGGTTGTTGATATCGGTGGTGGTACTACTGAAGTTGCGGTTATCTCACTGAATGGTGTGGTTTACTCGTCTTCTGTTCGCATCGGTGGTGACCGTTTTGATGAAGCGATCATCAACTATGTGCGTCGTAACTACGGCAGCTTGATCGGTGAAGCGACAGCAGAGAAGATCAAACACGAAATCGGTTCAGCTTACCCTGGCGATGAAGTAGAAGAGATCGAAGTGCGTGGTCGTAACCTTGCTGAAGGTGTGCCTCGTAGCTTTAGCCTAAACTCAAACGAAATCCTTGAAGCACTTCAAGAGCCTCTATCTGGCATCGTATCTGCAGTGATGGTTGCACTTGAACAGTGTCCACCAGAGCTAGCTTCCGATATCTCAGAAAACGGTATGGTACTAACAGGTGGTGGTGCACTGCTTAAAGACCTTGATCGTCTGCTAACAGAAGAAACAGGTATCCCTGTTGTTGTTGCAGAAGAGCCATTAACGTGTGTTGCTCTAGGTGGCGGCAAAGCCCTAGAGATGATCGACATGCACGGTGGCGATCTGTTCAGCGAAGAATAA
- a CDS encoding carbon-nitrogen hydrolase family protein — protein sequence MDCVGLIQMTSGPNPESNLDYLAQEIVKCKELGAKWVVCPENALVFGSKADYHQYAEPLNDGPLQKQLSDLAKLHRIWIIVGSMPIRSTKGVTTTTLVIDDFGCLVAHYDKLHMFDVDVADAHKCYRESDIFTPGDRVVTAETPFGRLGLSICYDVRFPHLYSELRKQGAQIIVVPAAFTAVTGQAHWEALLRCRAIETQSWIVAVGQGGKHPCQRETWGHSMVVDPWGRVVAQLDQDPKSMVVEIDTSSCESIRQNMPIAQHSRFTNQF from the coding sequence ATGGATTGTGTTGGATTGATTCAAATGACTTCAGGCCCTAACCCTGAAAGCAATCTCGATTATCTCGCTCAAGAGATAGTGAAGTGCAAAGAGTTAGGGGCTAAGTGGGTAGTTTGCCCTGAAAATGCATTGGTTTTTGGCAGTAAAGCGGACTATCACCAATATGCAGAGCCTTTAAATGACGGCCCATTGCAAAAGCAATTGTCTGATCTAGCCAAGCTTCATCGTATTTGGATTATTGTTGGCAGTATGCCGATAAGGTCAACTAAAGGCGTGACTACTACCACCTTGGTGATTGATGATTTTGGTTGCTTGGTTGCTCACTACGACAAGCTACACATGTTTGATGTAGATGTCGCAGATGCCCATAAGTGCTATCGAGAGTCCGATATTTTCACACCGGGTGACCGAGTTGTGACAGCGGAAACGCCTTTTGGTCGCTTAGGTTTGAGTATTTGTTATGATGTGCGCTTTCCACACTTGTATTCCGAGTTACGTAAGCAAGGTGCGCAAATCATAGTGGTTCCGGCAGCGTTTACCGCAGTAACCGGACAGGCGCATTGGGAAGCACTATTAAGATGCCGTGCGATCGAAACACAATCGTGGATCGTTGCGGTAGGGCAAGGGGGCAAACACCCTTGCCAAAGAGAAACATGGGGACACTCTATGGTGGTTGATCCCTGGGGAAGAGTGGTCGCACAGTTAGACCAAGATCCTAAAAGTATGGTGGTTGAGATAGACACGTCCAGTTGCGAATCAATCAGGCAAAATATGCCCATCGCGCAACACTCTCGATTTACCAATCAATTTTAA
- a CDS encoding Maf family protein has translation MEKKHLVLASGSPRRKELLSQLGYEFSVLVTDVEECKHAQETAEEYVKRLSLDKALAALSLLATNPSEKQHVASGSDSVVVSSDAISLDSEIVVLGSDTVVVSQGQVLEKPADFSDSKRMLTQLANERHQVMTAVSVVSEEKQKTEIVITDVWFKPLSEKEIEQYWQTGEPCDKAGSYGIQGLGGRFVTRIEGSYYAVVGLPLFETDQLLQEFL, from the coding sequence ATGGAAAAGAAACATTTAGTTTTGGCATCCGGTTCACCACGCCGCAAAGAATTGCTATCTCAACTTGGTTATGAGTTTTCTGTTCTCGTAACCGATGTTGAAGAGTGTAAACACGCCCAAGAAACCGCCGAAGAGTACGTTAAGCGACTATCTTTAGATAAAGCTTTAGCGGCGCTGTCTTTATTAGCGACGAATCCTTCTGAAAAGCAGCATGTCGCTTCTGGTTCTGATAGTGTAGTTGTTAGTTCTGATGCTATTTCTCTTGATTCTGAAATAGTGGTTTTGGGCTCTGACACCGTAGTAGTAAGCCAAGGGCAAGTACTCGAGAAGCCAGCTGATTTTTCTGACTCTAAGCGTATGCTTACTCAGTTAGCGAATGAACGTCATCAAGTGATGACGGCAGTCTCTGTGGTTTCAGAAGAAAAACAAAAAACAGAAATCGTTATTACCGACGTATGGTTTAAACCCCTCAGTGAAAAAGAAATAGAACAATACTGGCAAACAGGGGAGCCATGCGATAAAGCCGGTAGCTATGGGATCCAAGGTTTGGGTGGACGCTTTGTTACCCGAATCGAAGGTAGTTATTACGCCGTTGTCGGCTTACCTTTATTTGAAACGGATCAGCTACTGCAAGAATTCTTATAA
- the mreD gene encoding rod shape-determining protein MreD, which translates to MANSVLRSKVVIGCSFLIALILQTIPWPGSLDLFRPSWLLLVTCYWVLALPHRVNVGSALILGLLWDLLIGSTLGIRGMMMAIVMYIIALNFLVIRNMALWQQAMIIAALTVLFEVLIFFGEYLIQDVVFNPLSLWSALINCILWPWMFLLMRRVRRHWHVR; encoded by the coding sequence ATGGCCAATAGCGTTTTAAGAAGCAAGGTCGTAATTGGCTGCTCATTTTTGATCGCGCTTATTCTGCAGACGATCCCTTGGCCTGGTAGTTTAGACCTATTCAGACCTTCTTGGTTACTACTGGTTACTTGTTATTGGGTTCTAGCATTGCCTCACCGTGTTAACGTAGGTAGTGCTCTGATTCTGGGCTTACTTTGGGACCTGTTGATCGGCTCGACGTTAGGTATTCGAGGCATGATGATGGCAATAGTGATGTACATTATTGCGCTGAACTTCCTTGTGATCCGCAACATGGCGTTATGGCAACAAGCCATGATCATTGCTGCTTTGACTGTGTTGTTTGAGGTATTGATATTCTTTGGTGAATATTTGATCCAAGATGTCGTTTTCAATCCATTATCGCTATGGAGCGCATTGATAAACTGTATACTTTGGCCTTGGATGTTTTTATTAATGAGACGCGTGCGTCGCCATTGGCATGTGAGGTAA
- the rng gene encoding ribonuclease G codes for MSAELLLNVTPSETRVAMIEGGALQEIHVERDARRGIVGNIYKGRVSRVLPGMQAAFVDIGLEKAAFLHASDIVPHTECVAENEKKQFQVRDISELVRQGQDIVVQVVKDPLGTKGARLTTDITLPSRYLVFMPGASHVGVSQRIDSESERNRLKKVVSRYCDEHGGFIIRTAAEGADSNELAQDAAFLKRLWLKVLERRGKHKARTRLYGELCLSQRILRDFVGTELSKIQVDSRLEYENLKEFTSEYVPELTDKLELYEGDKPIFDMYDTENEIQRSLDRKVELKSGGYLIIDQTEAMTTVDINTGAFVGRRNLEETIFNTNVEATQAIARQLRLRNLGGIIIIDFIDMLSEEHRKRVLTSLEAALDKDRVKTNINGFTQLGLVEMTRKRTRESIEHILCSSCPACEGRGSVKTVETVCYEILREITRVNRAYDADKFVVYAAAAVAEALEGDESHALAELEVFIGKQVKIQAEPLYIQEQFDVVMM; via the coding sequence ATGAGTGCTGAATTGTTGCTGAACGTGACCCCGAGTGAAACTCGCGTGGCCATGATTGAAGGGGGAGCTCTTCAAGAGATCCATGTCGAACGAGATGCTCGACGCGGTATCGTAGGAAATATCTATAAAGGACGTGTAAGCCGTGTTCTTCCAGGAATGCAGGCGGCTTTTGTGGATATAGGCCTAGAGAAAGCAGCTTTTTTACATGCCTCTGATATTGTTCCGCACACTGAATGTGTGGCTGAAAACGAAAAGAAGCAGTTTCAGGTTCGCGATATTTCAGAGCTTGTTCGTCAAGGACAAGACATTGTGGTTCAAGTGGTTAAAGATCCACTTGGTACTAAAGGTGCCCGCTTAACTACAGATATAACTCTACCATCTCGTTACCTAGTCTTTATGCCGGGCGCTAGCCATGTTGGTGTTTCTCAGCGTATCGATAGCGAATCTGAACGTAACCGTCTTAAGAAAGTCGTGTCGCGTTACTGTGATGAACACGGTGGCTTCATCATCCGTACTGCAGCCGAAGGCGCTGATTCGAATGAGCTTGCACAAGATGCGGCATTCTTGAAGCGACTTTGGCTCAAAGTTCTAGAGCGTCGTGGCAAGCACAAAGCGCGCACTCGTTTATACGGTGAGCTTTGCTTAAGCCAACGTATCTTGCGTGATTTCGTGGGGACTGAGCTGAGCAAGATTCAGGTCGACTCTCGTCTAGAATATGAAAACCTTAAAGAGTTTACTTCTGAATACGTGCCTGAGTTGACTGACAAACTTGAGCTGTATGAAGGTGATAAGCCGATCTTTGACATGTACGATACCGAGAACGAAATTCAACGTTCATTGGATCGTAAAGTCGAATTAAAGTCTGGTGGGTATCTGATTATCGACCAAACTGAAGCGATGACCACGGTTGATATTAACACCGGCGCGTTTGTTGGTCGTCGTAATCTAGAAGAGACTATTTTTAATACTAACGTTGAAGCGACCCAAGCGATTGCTCGTCAGCTGCGCTTGCGTAACTTAGGCGGTATCATCATTATCGACTTCATCGATATGTTGTCTGAGGAGCATCGTAAGCGAGTACTAACTTCTTTAGAGGCTGCGCTCGACAAAGATCGCGTTAAAACCAATATTAATGGCTTCACGCAGCTTGGTTTGGTTGAGATGACGCGTAAGCGTACCCGCGAAAGTATTGAGCATATCCTGTGTTCTAGTTGTCCAGCTTGTGAAGGTCGTGGCAGCGTGAAGACAGTCGAAACCGTTTGTTATGAAATACTTCGAGAAATCACGCGTGTGAACCGTGCGTACGACGCCGATAAGTTTGTTGTCTATGCGGCAGCGGCTGTTGCCGAGGCGTTAGAGGGCGATGAATCACATGCGCTTGCTGAGCTTGAAGTGTTTATTGGTAAACAAGTTAAAATCCAGGCTGAGCCTCTGTACATACAAGAGCAGTTTGACGTTGTTATGATGTAA
- a CDS encoding YhdP family protein encodes MSSSVTLILRACLWLVVTLLVTLAIAVTTLRVALPNLNKYQSEIELWVNQHSGFDFSIQDVGGFWRNTHPSIALQGVKASLPNAEDVTFSVERVEVEFDLIQSVVQMRPVVADLVMNQMYLDIRTIDLFAAQNGTEKPKDSGSSKRVMQELDNLLLKTLVDVTAKDSTILYRAVSDEERQLDIETLKWQNSGKHHLAEGVVSIKDANLNSLSVSANFIDGGSLTDVTGEFYVSADSISVKPWLTRYMQAESGIETGTVSLNSWLTLHNSKPVSAYVEVLPSELTWNEDGKHDLMLESGVFKLSPIDDAWQVNGHSLNLRTDDTPWPELDVAFKWNKGPWELNVSELNIETITPLIKLLPDSEQSTKMINVLAPGGSVSDIRVSMGSGIESLRYSASFSDLAIEQWELVPGFSQVSGSVFGSASEAKASLHVIDDVFPYGDVFQAPLNIKQGQVDIVWQQDENGWKLWSDKVTAATPDLQVLGAFRLDFPKDASPFLSFYGEADAYNVGETWRYLPTLALGQDLTDYLSTAIQAGKADTVKLLWHGELAQYPYTNHDGIFQVWVGLEDAKFSFDTAWPLITDLQLDLLFENDAMHLDSRSAQLMDVTADRITGRIPYLGEGGHIEIEAKATASGNAVRDYMTSSPLVGSVGAALTALQVSGDVSSEFQLNIPFDSDKEARAWGYADLNENHVEIEAPPMVLENTTGRIEFDNDVVTANGLAADLLKQGISIDFKGLNDGPGYAVDIDVLGDWDVKPLEPYIGEQWLSRLSGHAQWQSQIDIQLNDIGFTYQLDLQSDLKYLASDYPYPLAKKSLESGSARLQASGNQEAITARLQLPNTKYQAEIDITGDVPELTATNLVLGRGGYKISPVVGHHALIRTDKFNADDWLSVVMEPVQPSTAVLSQMNTPTIPAPSRITFESKELILGGISWNDVDFSARKNKQAWQMEVSSQELEGDINYLPPYDLTVSLDRLHLFVPEWSDKDKQEQLLQRKPQEAPLISELDRKIHDAMPNLTLTLNDFWLQGYKVGKVDVEMARQDNRIDWKKIQVRSGGNKADVSGWWELDGDKSHSALTVDVEGENNSELMERFGITSGIQKAPFALEGQLNWDGSPWGIKMDTLDGNVKTKFGKGIISDVSGAARLLGLFSLDSIIRKMQLDFSDVFDKGMAFNSITGTGEIQNGIFLTNDLNMDAVAGEMKIKGIANLNTRQVDAEVNFTPDITSGIPVLTAFAVTPQTALYVLAVTTVISPVVEVFTQVNYSVKGPLDSPTVSELSRSSGEFQLPEKLRKLAE; translated from the coding sequence GTGAGCTCAAGCGTTACTCTGATTTTACGTGCATGTTTATGGTTAGTGGTTACTCTCTTAGTAACGCTAGCCATTGCCGTTACTACACTTCGTGTAGCCTTACCCAATTTAAACAAGTATCAATCTGAAATTGAGCTTTGGGTAAACCAACATTCCGGTTTTGATTTTTCAATTCAAGACGTGGGCGGTTTTTGGCGTAACACTCACCCCTCTATTGCTCTGCAAGGCGTAAAAGCCAGCCTTCCTAATGCAGAAGATGTGACCTTCTCTGTTGAGCGTGTTGAAGTCGAGTTTGACTTGATTCAATCGGTCGTTCAGATGCGTCCTGTCGTGGCCGATCTGGTCATGAATCAAATGTACCTCGATATCCGCACTATTGATCTGTTTGCTGCGCAAAACGGCACCGAGAAACCTAAAGATTCGGGTTCCTCCAAGCGTGTGATGCAAGAGCTAGATAATCTATTACTTAAGACTTTAGTGGATGTGACCGCCAAAGATTCCACGATTTTATATCGAGCTGTTTCTGATGAAGAACGTCAGTTAGATATCGAAACTCTGAAATGGCAGAACTCGGGTAAACACCACCTTGCGGAAGGTGTGGTGAGCATCAAAGACGCCAACCTTAACTCTTTGTCAGTGAGCGCTAACTTTATTGATGGCGGATCGCTGACGGATGTGACGGGCGAGTTTTATGTCAGTGCAGACAGTATCTCAGTAAAACCTTGGCTAACGCGTTATATGCAGGCGGAATCCGGCATTGAAACGGGTACAGTGAGCCTAAATAGCTGGCTAACACTGCATAATAGCAAACCTGTGAGCGCTTATGTTGAAGTTCTGCCTTCAGAATTGACGTGGAACGAAGATGGCAAGCATGACTTGATGCTTGAATCTGGCGTCTTTAAGTTGTCTCCGATTGATGATGCTTGGCAAGTAAATGGTCACTCACTTAATTTGAGAACTGACGATACGCCTTGGCCAGAACTGGATGTGGCATTTAAGTGGAACAAAGGGCCTTGGGAGCTGAATGTCTCTGAACTCAATATTGAGACAATTACGCCGCTGATTAAGCTTCTGCCGGATTCAGAGCAATCCACCAAAATGATTAACGTATTGGCTCCGGGCGGTTCTGTTTCTGATATTCGCGTATCCATGGGTTCAGGCATCGAGAGTCTACGTTACTCAGCGAGCTTCTCTGATCTTGCTATCGAGCAATGGGAACTCGTCCCTGGCTTTAGCCAAGTGTCCGGTAGCGTGTTTGGCTCTGCATCAGAAGCGAAAGCTAGCCTACATGTTATCGACGATGTATTCCCTTATGGTGATGTTTTCCAAGCGCCGTTGAATATCAAACAAGGTCAGGTTGATATTGTTTGGCAGCAAGATGAAAACGGGTGGAAGCTTTGGTCTGACAAAGTCACGGCAGCCACGCCAGATCTACAAGTATTAGGTGCATTTCGCTTAGACTTTCCAAAAGATGCTAGCCCATTCTTATCGTTCTACGGTGAAGCGGACGCTTACAATGTTGGCGAAACATGGCGCTACCTACCAACGTTAGCACTTGGACAAGATCTTACAGATTACCTTTCAACTGCGATTCAAGCAGGTAAAGCGGATACCGTAAAACTGTTGTGGCATGGTGAGCTAGCTCAATATCCATACACCAATCATGATGGTATTTTCCAAGTTTGGGTAGGACTAGAAGACGCTAAATTTAGCTTCGATACCGCGTGGCCATTGATTACCGACCTTCAGCTTGATCTATTATTTGAAAATGATGCGATGCACCTGGATTCCCGTTCAGCACAACTGATGGATGTAACGGCAGACCGAATCACAGGGCGCATTCCTTACTTAGGGGAAGGCGGTCATATTGAGATTGAAGCCAAGGCTACGGCGTCTGGCAATGCGGTGCGTGATTACATGACATCTTCGCCATTGGTGGGTTCGGTCGGCGCTGCGTTAACTGCACTTCAAGTCAGTGGTGATGTCTCTTCGGAGTTCCAGCTTAATATCCCGTTTGATTCGGATAAAGAAGCAAGAGCGTGGGGCTACGCTGACCTAAACGAAAACCATGTTGAGATTGAAGCGCCACCGATGGTGCTAGAAAACACCACGGGTCGTATCGAATTTGATAATGATGTGGTTACGGCAAATGGCCTTGCTGCGGATTTGCTGAAGCAAGGTATTTCGATTGATTTTAAAGGCCTGAATGATGGCCCCGGCTATGCGGTTGATATCGATGTGTTGGGCGATTGGGATGTTAAGCCTCTCGAACCTTACATTGGTGAACAATGGCTAAGCCGTCTGTCTGGTCATGCACAATGGCAAAGTCAGATTGATATCCAACTCAATGACATCGGTTTTACATACCAACTGGATTTACAGTCTGATCTTAAGTATCTGGCGAGTGATTACCCATACCCATTGGCGAAAAAGTCATTGGAAAGTGGCTCTGCAAGGCTACAAGCGTCGGGCAACCAAGAAGCGATTACAGCGCGCCTGCAACTGCCGAATACCAAGTACCAAGCTGAAATCGATATTACAGGCGATGTGCCTGAGTTAACGGCGACTAACTTAGTATTGGGTCGTGGTGGTTATAAAATTAGCCCAGTTGTTGGCCATCATGCACTGATTCGTACTGACAAATTTAATGCCGATGATTGGTTATCGGTTGTAATGGAGCCCGTACAACCGTCAACCGCTGTGCTGAGCCAAATGAACACGCCAACCATTCCAGCGCCAAGCCGTATTACTTTTGAGAGTAAAGAGCTGATCTTAGGTGGTATTTCTTGGAACGATGTTGATTTTAGCGCTCGTAAGAACAAGCAAGCGTGGCAGATGGAAGTGTCTAGCCAAGAGTTAGAAGGCGACATTAATTATCTACCTCCTTACGATTTAACGGTTTCACTGGATCGTCTGCACTTGTTTGTTCCTGAATGGAGCGACAAAGACAAGCAAGAGCAATTACTGCAACGCAAACCGCAAGAAGCGCCATTGATCTCTGAGTTAGATAGAAAGATCCATGATGCGATGCCGAATTTGACGCTGACTCTTAACGATTTTTGGCTGCAAGGCTATAAGGTCGGTAAAGTCGATGTTGAGATGGCTAGACAGGATAACCGTATTGATTGGAAGAAGATTCAGGTTCGTAGCGGCGGCAACAAAGCTGATGTTAGTGGCTGGTGGGAACTGGACGGTGACAAGAGTCATTCCGCGCTAACGGTTGATGTTGAGGGTGAAAATAACAGTGAGCTAATGGAACGCTTCGGTATTACTTCCGGCATTCAAAAAGCGCCATTTGCATTGGAAGGCCAACTGAACTGGGATGGTTCGCCTTGGGGAATCAAAATGGATACCCTTGATGGCAACGTCAAAACCAAGTTTGGCAAAGGCATTATCTCAGATGTGAGTGGTGCAGCTCGATTGCTAGGTCTGTTTAGCTTGGATTCGATCATCCGTAAAATGCAGCTCGACTTTTCTGATGTGTTTGACAAAGGCATGGCATTTAACAGCATAACTGGTACGGGCGAGATCCAAAACGGTATCTTCCTAACCAACGACCTGAACATGGATGCGGTGGCCGGTGAAATGAAGATCAAAGGTATCGCTAACCTTAATACGCGTCAGGTCGATGCTGAGGTAAACTTCACCCCAGATATTACCTCTGGTATTCCAGTATTAACGGCGTTTGCGGTAACGCCTCAAACCGCGTTGTACGTGTTGGCGGTGACCACGGTGATTTCACCTGTTGTTGAGGTCTTTACTCAGGTTAACTACTCAGTGAAAGGACCGCTTGATTCACCAACGGTGAGCGAGCTTTCTCGTAGCTCTGGAGAGTTCCAGCTACCAGAGAAACTGAGGAAATTAGCCGAATAA